A genomic window from Prochlorococcus sp. RS04 includes:
- the glyQ gene encoding glycine--tRNA ligase subunit alpha, whose product MFFQDIIQNLNNFWSKEGCLIMQPYDTEKGAGTMSPHTFLRAIGPEPWSVAYAEPCRRPTDGRFGDNPNRAQHYFQYQVIIKPSPDGIQEKYLKSLESLGIKPKNHDIRFVEDNWESPTLGAWGVGWEVWLDGMEVTQFTYFQQCGGVDCQPIPIEITYGLERIAMFLQDKESIWDLNWNKDLKYSDIWLQFEKGQCSYNFSESNPENLRKLFEIYQDEANSLIEKKLTYPALDYVLKCSHTFNLLDARGVISVTDRAQYIEKIRKLAREVASSWMEERNGLNFPLIKNTFK is encoded by the coding sequence ATGTTTTTTCAGGATATAATTCAAAATTTAAATAATTTTTGGTCCAAAGAGGGTTGTTTAATTATGCAGCCATACGATACTGAAAAGGGTGCTGGTACAATGAGTCCTCATACTTTTTTGAGGGCAATAGGACCCGAACCTTGGTCTGTTGCATATGCTGAGCCATGTAGAAGACCCACAGACGGAAGATTTGGTGATAACCCTAATCGTGCACAACATTATTTTCAATATCAAGTAATAATTAAGCCTTCCCCAGATGGGATTCAAGAAAAATATTTGAAATCTCTGGAATCTCTTGGAATAAAGCCTAAAAATCATGACATAAGATTTGTTGAAGATAATTGGGAGTCGCCAACTCTTGGAGCATGGGGCGTAGGTTGGGAAGTATGGCTAGACGGAATGGAAGTTACTCAATTTACTTATTTTCAACAATGCGGGGGAGTTGATTGTCAACCAATACCAATTGAAATTACATATGGTTTAGAGAGAATTGCAATGTTTTTGCAGGATAAAGAAAGTATCTGGGACTTAAATTGGAACAAAGATCTGAAATATAGCGATATTTGGCTTCAATTTGAAAAAGGTCAATGTTCATATAATTTCTCTGAATCTAATCCTGAAAATCTCAGGAAATTATTTGAGATATATCAAGATGAAGCAAATTCATTAATTGAAAAGAAGCTTACTTACCCTGCACTTGATTATGTTTTAAAGTGTAGTCACACCTTTAATTTGCTTGATGCCAGAGGCGTAATATCCGTAACTGATCGTGCCCAATATATAGAAAAAATAAGAAAGTTAGCAAGAGAAGTTGCATCCTCTTGGATGGAAGAAAGAAATGGTTTGAATTTTCCCTTAATAAAAAACACTTTTAAATAA
- a CDS encoding SemiSWEET family sugar transporter: MNVDIFGYFAAILTTAAFLPQLIKTLKTKKADDVSLTTLIMFIIGVLSWIIYGYKISSTPILIANLITLILNLLILISKIYFSKN; the protein is encoded by the coding sequence ATGAATGTAGATATATTTGGATATTTTGCAGCAATTTTAACAACAGCAGCATTTCTACCTCAATTGATAAAAACATTAAAAACAAAAAAAGCAGATGATGTTTCTTTGACAACATTAATAATGTTTATTATCGGTGTATTGTCTTGGATTATTTACGGTTATAAAATTTCTTCCACACCAATATTGATAGCAAATTTAATTACCCTGATCTTAAATTTATTGATATTAATTTCTAAAATTTATTTTTCAAAAAACTAA
- a CDS encoding methyltransferase domain-containing protein, whose amino-acid sequence MEVLNNYQRKKLDESNDEEFYSDPKFVYHLDANFRKNLSDLYEKEIDNYSTVLDLMSSWDSYLPKGKKYKKVIGHGLNKQELEKNKIFDSFWIQNFNLSQQIPLDKESVDYCLMVAAWQYLQYPENLTKEIARILSRNGKIIIAFSNRAFWHKAPNIWYSSTEEQRVKYVRKVLISNGFNEPKIIKKFTEPALNILNFLNKDPFYCLIATKE is encoded by the coding sequence TTGGAAGTTTTAAATAATTATCAAAGAAAAAAACTCGATGAGAGTAATGATGAAGAATTTTATTCTGATCCAAAATTTGTTTATCATCTAGATGCTAACTTCCGGAAAAATCTATCAGATTTATATGAAAAAGAAATTGATAATTATTCAACCGTTCTTGATTTAATGTCTAGTTGGGATAGTTATTTACCTAAAGGGAAAAAATATAAAAAAGTTATTGGGCATGGTTTAAACAAACAAGAACTTGAAAAAAACAAAATTTTTGATTCTTTTTGGATACAAAATTTTAATTTAAGTCAACAAATTCCTCTAGATAAAGAAAGCGTTGATTATTGCTTGATGGTTGCAGCATGGCAATATTTACAATATCCAGAGAATTTAACCAAAGAAATTGCAAGAATATTGAGTAGAAATGGCAAGATTATTATTGCTTTTTCAAACAGAGCATTTTGGCATAAAGCTCCAAATATATGGTATTCATCTACTGAAGAACAGAGGGTTAAATATGTAAGAAAAGTATTAATCTCGAACGGATTTAATGAGCCAAAAATTATTAAAAAGTTTACTGAACCAGCACTTAATATCCTTAATTTTTTAAATAAAGATCCATTTTATTGTTTAATTGCAACCAAAGAGTAA
- a CDS encoding 2Fe-2S iron-sulfur cluster binding domain-containing protein, with the protein MKEKKNIKVIWPNNKETFVSDGDDWFYSAEKAGLEIPTGCLTGSCGACEIDVNGETIRACISEIKNNKQCTLRVSLTTDPFWEK; encoded by the coding sequence TTGAAAGAAAAAAAAAATATAAAAGTAATATGGCCAAACAATAAAGAAACATTTGTTTCAGATGGTGATGACTGGTTTTATTCTGCTGAAAAAGCAGGATTAGAAATCCCTACTGGCTGCCTCACAGGAAGTTGTGGAGCCTGTGAAATAGATGTAAATGGTGAAACAATTAGGGCTTGTATAAGTGAAATTAAAAATAATAAACAATGTACATTGCGGGTTTCTTTAACTACAGACCCCTTTTGGGAAAAATAA
- the fldA gene encoding flavodoxin FldA — translation MTVGIYYATTTGKTEDVADRLHNFISSAEAPKDVSDVDDLSEFEGLDGIICGIPTWNTGADEERSGTAWDSILEDIGELSLSGKKVAIFGLGDSSTYTENYCDAMEELHSYFTKAGAEMVGYVDKSTYTFDESKSVIGESFCGLPLDEDSESDLTDSRLETWASQLKGEIPSLA, via the coding sequence ATGACCGTAGGAATTTATTACGCAACTACAACTGGAAAAACTGAAGACGTAGCTGATCGTCTTCACAACTTTATCTCTTCAGCAGAAGCACCTAAAGATGTATCTGATGTGGATGATCTTTCAGAATTTGAAGGTCTTGATGGAATTATCTGCGGGATACCTACTTGGAATACAGGTGCCGATGAAGAAAGATCGGGAACTGCATGGGATTCAATCTTGGAGGATATTGGTGAACTAAGTTTATCAGGAAAAAAAGTTGCAATTTTTGGCTTAGGAGATTCTTCTACATACACAGAAAACTATTGTGATGCAATGGAAGAACTTCATAGCTATTTCACAAAAGCAGGCGCTGAAATGGTCGGTTACGTAGATAAATCTACTTATACTTTTGATGAGTCTAAAAGTGTTATAGGAGAAAGCTTTTGTGGATTACCTCTTGATGAGGATAGTGAATCTGATTTGACCGATTCGCGACTTGAAACATGGGCTTCTCAGCTTAAGGGTGAAATCCCTTCATTGGCGTAA
- a CDS encoding extracellular solute-binding protein: MQNLKKLLNSVLTCTFLLNINIPANSTEKEVKVYSGRHYNTDRSVYKKFAEETGIKVRLIEAAGISLIERLKREGKNSQADLILLVDAARITNAAKAGLLQPINSSNLENDVPVGLKDPNKEWYALTRRVRVMVANPKVVDVSKINDYTDLADPSLKGKVCLRNRKSPYNQSLVANQILNKGESETKAWLSGMISNVSQPFFPGDISIVRAVSKRKCGIGVVNHYYVARMLAGINGRRDALYAKRTTVLTPNPAHVNISAGGVAKYATNKNEAIKLLEFLASPEGSKGLAAPTFEHPLKEVNQNEIVKNFGDFTPDRITVEDLGEKNSLAIKLMRDAGWD, from the coding sequence GTGCAAAATCTAAAAAAACTACTTAACTCAGTATTAACATGTACATTTTTGCTAAACATTAATATACCTGCTAATTCAACAGAAAAAGAAGTCAAAGTTTATTCTGGTAGACATTACAACACAGATAGAAGTGTTTACAAAAAATTTGCTGAAGAAACTGGTATAAAAGTTCGACTCATCGAGGCTGCTGGTATATCTTTAATCGAAAGGTTAAAAAGAGAAGGAAAAAATTCTCAAGCTGATTTAATATTGCTAGTAGATGCCGCAAGAATCACTAATGCAGCCAAAGCTGGATTACTTCAACCAATAAATTCTTCTAATTTAGAAAATGATGTACCTGTTGGATTAAAAGATCCAAATAAGGAATGGTATGCATTAACAAGAAGAGTAAGAGTTATGGTCGCCAATCCAAAAGTTGTTGATGTTAGCAAGATCAATGATTACACTGATTTGGCTGACCCTTCTTTAAAAGGGAAAGTATGTTTAAGAAATAGAAAAAGTCCATATAATCAATCTTTAGTCGCTAATCAGATACTAAATAAAGGTGAATCAGAAACTAAAGCTTGGTTAAGTGGAATGATTTCTAATGTTTCCCAACCTTTTTTCCCAGGAGATATATCTATAGTAAGAGCAGTTTCAAAAAGAAAGTGTGGTATTGGTGTCGTTAATCATTACTATGTCGCAAGAATGCTCGCTGGAATAAATGGAAGAAGAGATGCATTATATGCTAAAAGAACTACAGTTCTTACACCTAATCCTGCACATGTAAACATTAGTGCTGGTGGAGTTGCAAAGTACGCAACAAATAAAAACGAAGCGATTAAGCTTCTCGAATTCTTAGCATCTCCTGAAGGAAGTAAAGGTTTGGCTGCTCCAACTTTTGAACATCCTTTGAAGGAAGTTAATCAGAATGAAATAGTTAAGAACTTTGGAGACTTTACCCCTGATAGAATAACTGTAGAAGATCTTGGAGAAAAAAATTCTTTAGCTATTAAACTTATGAGAGACGCAGGGTGGGATTGA
- a CDS encoding DUF3386 domain-containing protein codes for MNNLKEINCKEIFKKAYENRYTWKNDFHGYQGKCIFLTNNNIQKGDFVLGKDFKPNIQNIEDEKVVKSIASQLFEVCIHRVKREFESVHSENNFNLLKNSESGIEMSVSGKNQGDKYRVKNNCINMVYRKIHGTIIEIFVEEFLDTGTGSLSKKYSSQQINPDTLETNSQKLEYEDEFLNMGKDDYWILNSRTIKYINQDKEEETQKFIFESLCLLN; via the coding sequence ATGAATAATCTAAAAGAAATTAATTGCAAAGAGATTTTTAAAAAGGCTTATGAAAATCGTTACACCTGGAAGAATGATTTTCATGGTTACCAAGGTAAATGTATTTTCTTGACTAACAATAATATTCAAAAAGGTGATTTCGTCTTAGGTAAAGACTTTAAACCAAATATTCAAAATATAGAAGATGAGAAAGTTGTTAAAAGTATTGCCTCTCAGTTATTTGAAGTGTGTATTCATAGGGTAAAGAGAGAATTTGAATCAGTGCACTCAGAAAATAATTTTAATCTACTTAAAAATTCTGAAAGTGGGATTGAAATGAGTGTTTCAGGTAAAAATCAAGGTGATAAATATAGAGTTAAAAATAACTGTATTAATATGGTCTACAGAAAAATTCATGGGACAATAATAGAAATTTTTGTAGAAGAATTTTTAGATACAGGAACAGGTTCCCTTAGTAAAAAATACAGTAGTCAACAAATTAATCCAGATACGCTTGAGACAAATTCTCAAAAATTGGAATACGAGGATGAATTTCTAAATATGGGTAAAGACGATTATTGGATATTAAATTCGAGGACAATAAAATACATAAACCAAGATAAAGAAGAAGAAACACAAAAGTTTATTTTCGAGAGTCTATGCTTATTAAATTAG
- a CDS encoding Fe2+-dependent dioxygenase — protein sequence MNYLTHKLLNSEELEILRKNLAKDSLEWEDGKLTAGKHAAKGKNNLQLTRDSDLSIKFSGLITKKILSNELIKSFALPKKIHGTIFSKSTSGMKYGRHIDNAYMSSGRADLSFTVFLNCKKKYEGGALSIEGLNSEEKFKLDAGEIIIYPSTYLHSVEKVIDGERLVFIGWIESYVKSIEEREYLFDLDAAARSLLSKYGRSEEVDLIYKSYSNFLRRLGN from the coding sequence ATGAATTATTTAACTCATAAACTATTGAATTCTGAAGAATTAGAAATCCTCAGAAAAAATTTAGCAAAAGATTCACTAGAATGGGAAGATGGCAAATTAACTGCCGGAAAGCATGCCGCTAAAGGAAAAAATAATTTACAACTGACAAGAGATTCAGATTTATCAATAAAGTTTTCTGGATTGATTACAAAAAAAATCCTTAGTAATGAACTAATCAAGAGCTTTGCTTTACCAAAAAAAATTCATGGAACAATCTTTTCAAAATCTACAAGTGGGATGAAATATGGACGTCATATTGATAATGCTTATATGTCGTCTGGAAGAGCAGATTTATCTTTTACAGTATTTTTAAATTGTAAAAAAAAATATGAAGGCGGTGCTTTATCAATAGAGGGGTTAAACTCAGAAGAAAAATTTAAACTTGATGCAGGTGAGATAATAATTTATCCAAGTACATATTTACATTCAGTAGAAAAAGTTATTGATGGTGAGAGATTAGTATTTATTGGTTGGATTGAAAGCTATGTAAAAAGCATTGAAGAAAGAGAATATTTGTTTGATCTAGATGCTGCGGCAAGATCATTACTTTCTAAATATGGCAGATCAGAAGAAGTTGATCTAATTTATAAATCATATTCGAATTTCTTAAGAAGACTAGGCAATTAA
- a CDS encoding chlorophyll a/b binding light-harvesting protein produces the protein MLQTYGKSDVTYDWYAGNSGVVGRSGKFIAAHAAHAGLMMFWAGAFGLFELARYDASIPMDAQKAIVLPHLAGIGIGGVENGVITEPYGIVVICTLHLIFSAVLGAGGLLHSNKFAGDLGDYPENSKPQKFDFEWDDPDKLTFILGHHLIFLGLGAIMFVEWARIHGIYDPVIGSTRQVIYNLDIAAIWNHQFDFLKIDSLEDVMGGHAFLAFLEIIGGVFHICTKQFGEYTEFKGKGLLGAEAILSYSVVGVSYMAFVAAFWCASNTTIYPVDLYGEPLKLQFEFAPYFTDTVDLGSGAYSSRAWLANTHFYLGFFFLQGHLWHALRAMGFDFKKIGQAFDNIENTKITQN, from the coding sequence GTGTTACAAACTTACGGAAAATCTGATGTCACCTATGACTGGTACGCAGGGAATTCTGGTGTTGTTGGCCGTTCAGGTAAATTCATAGCTGCTCATGCAGCCCATGCAGGGTTAATGATGTTCTGGGCAGGAGCTTTTGGATTATTTGAATTGGCCCGTTACGACGCCAGTATTCCAATGGATGCTCAGAAAGCAATTGTTTTGCCTCACCTAGCGGGTATTGGAATTGGTGGCGTTGAAAATGGTGTTATTACAGAACCATATGGAATTGTTGTAATTTGCACATTACATCTAATTTTCTCAGCTGTATTGGGTGCTGGGGGATTATTACATTCCAACAAATTTGCGGGTGATCTTGGAGACTACCCAGAAAATAGTAAGCCACAAAAATTTGATTTCGAATGGGATGACCCAGATAAATTAACTTTTATTCTTGGCCATCATCTAATTTTTCTTGGGCTTGGAGCAATTATGTTTGTTGAATGGGCTCGTATTCATGGAATTTACGACCCAGTAATAGGATCTACAAGACAAGTTATTTACAATTTAGACATTGCCGCTATCTGGAATCATCAATTTGATTTCTTAAAAATTGATAGTCTGGAAGACGTTATGGGAGGACATGCTTTCCTAGCTTTCCTAGAAATAATTGGAGGTGTTTTCCATATTTGTACTAAACAATTTGGAGAATATACAGAATTTAAAGGAAAAGGATTACTTGGCGCTGAGGCGATTTTGTCATACTCAGTTGTTGGTGTTTCTTATATGGCTTTTGTTGCTGCTTTTTGGTGTGCTTCTAATACGACCATATATCCAGTTGATCTATATGGAGAACCATTAAAGCTTCAATTTGAATTCGCCCCTTATTTTACTGATACAGTAGATTTAGGTTCAGGAGCGTATAGCTCAAGAGCTTGGCTTGCTAATACTCATTTTTATTTGGGTTTCTTTTTCTTACAAGGTCATCTTTGGCACGCACTAAGAGCAATGGGATTTGACTTTAAGAAAATTGGTCAAGCTTTTGACAATATTGAAAATACAAAAATTACTCAAAACTAG
- a CDS encoding AhpC/TSA family protein — MTDKFQNDIKNLIEEFNFNGHKKFKLIVLFGLLGDFDSFEYAINLKSFIDNNQDKNLDIFAIAIGNQKGKEKFCKFTGFHKENVIVVSDNQIHNNLKVSRGLDIGLGGWINMLLMLSGINSFKTIKEVIRGYTGDRKAKAIYSEFDKINVLKFLNFSGNSFKKVFGDGYLRPFELATFRLNNMNEIIQNWSDYILNEEYLPQRGASFLLNDKNQIIYKFFSNDVLGYSSNMRDPLGFLTDLIKE; from the coding sequence GTGACTGACAAATTTCAAAATGATATTAAAAATCTTATTGAAGAATTCAACTTTAATGGGCATAAAAAATTCAAATTAATTGTTTTATTTGGTTTATTGGGAGATTTTGATAGCTTTGAATATGCAATAAATTTGAAAAGTTTTATCGATAATAATCAAGATAAAAATTTAGATATTTTTGCAATAGCTATTGGGAACCAAAAAGGAAAAGAAAAATTCTGTAAATTTACTGGCTTTCACAAAGAAAATGTAATAGTTGTTTCTGATAATCAAATCCATAATAATCTCAAAGTCTCAAGAGGATTAGATATTGGTTTAGGAGGTTGGATTAATATGCTTTTGATGTTATCAGGGATAAATTCTTTTAAAACAATTAAAGAAGTTATTAGAGGTTATACCGGCGACCGAAAAGCCAAGGCAATCTATTCAGAATTTGACAAAATTAATGTTTTAAAATTTTTAAATTTTTCAGGTAATTCTTTTAAAAAGGTTTTCGGGGATGGTTATTTGAGACCATTTGAATTAGCAACATTTAGATTAAATAATATGAATGAAATAATTCAAAATTGGAGTGATTATATTCTTAATGAAGAATACCTTCCTCAAAGAGGGGCTTCTTTTCTATTGAATGATAAAAATCAAATTATTTATAAATTTTTTTCAAACGATGTGCTTGGATATTCATCAAATATGAGAGATCCCTTAGGATTTTTAACTGATTTAATTAAAGAATAG
- a CDS encoding DUF1824 family protein, producing MEINKLADLNSLRTAPHLSNSQEKKLLVELQTNIYNADWITIGIMAPSDAKAIEALKSISNKCSSIKFGNLDSLHADGCVFLKGNQKTGNVFVRSENGLGEGILITCQYDEDAEESNTFGPLPLDFFS from the coding sequence ATGGAAATAAATAAATTAGCTGATTTAAACAGTCTTAGAACTGCTCCTCATTTAAGCAATAGTCAAGAAAAAAAACTATTAGTAGAATTACAAACTAATATTTATAATGCCGATTGGATAACAATAGGAATAATGGCACCTTCTGATGCCAAAGCTATTGAAGCACTGAAATCAATTTCTAATAAATGTTCCTCAATAAAATTTGGTAATTTAGATTCGCTTCATGCTGATGGATGTGTTTTTTTAAAAGGTAACCAAAAAACTGGTAATGTTTTTGTTAGATCTGAGAATGGTCTGGGAGAAGGAATTTTAATAACTTGCCAATATGATGAAGATGCAGAAGAATCTAATACTTTTGGACCTTTGCCATTAGATTTTTTTTCATGA
- a CDS encoding carbohydrate porin — protein MKLFQQMLVAGASLSLLTPVVAQASDISIEEMNDYVRSSKSSKKFNSKTFINEVSDEIANLNGPVDGSEVQQNGLEAGSFSDTTTLDGSAVFAATAIDGATKVNSSATENLQTMYTYTMNLNTSFTGDDNLYVRLRTGNGKVTGGSFYEKTAFYHTDTYSGGVDDFKVDKIWYTTPIGSSEKWTATIGPKIENYYMYAAPVSIYRPGFHKAFKLGSLSGAFGASTATGGGVKYVGDNGFAFSSNLVSKGAKSSSGLLTNEDEHKWDTMLAYTQDQYHVSLSLSQQHEDWSSFSYYATDAAVAVEEDSNATAYAARAYWRPEESGSAMPEISVGYDIINLEGQTGNSVKEASSYFVGLGWPDMFQDSDYIGIGFGQPLKVDETANGAAADDAGLSPFLWEVSYSFKPNDSITVIPAVFGGTDIQSSTDQDIFGAAVTTKFKF, from the coding sequence ATGAAACTCTTCCAACAAATGTTGGTTGCAGGTGCTTCTTTGAGTTTATTGACTCCAGTTGTTGCACAAGCATCCGATATTAGTATTGAAGAAATGAATGACTACGTACGTAGCAGCAAATCTTCAAAAAAATTTAATAGCAAAACGTTTATTAACGAAGTTAGTGACGAAATTGCAAATCTTAATGGTCCTGTTGACGGTTCAGAAGTTCAACAAAATGGATTAGAAGCTGGCAGCTTTTCTGACACAACTACACTTGATGGTAGTGCTGTTTTTGCTGCTACAGCAATAGATGGTGCTACTAAGGTGAATTCATCTGCAACAGAGAATCTGCAGACGATGTATACCTACACCATGAACTTAAATACAAGTTTTACAGGTGACGATAATCTTTATGTTCGTCTAAGAACTGGTAATGGTAAGGTCACCGGCGGATCTTTCTACGAAAAGACTGCTTTCTATCATACAGATACCTATTCAGGTGGTGTTGACGATTTTAAAGTTGATAAAATCTGGTATACAACGCCAATTGGTAGTAGTGAAAAATGGACAGCAACAATTGGTCCAAAGATTGAAAACTACTATATGTACGCCGCACCTGTCTCAATTTATAGACCAGGATTTCATAAGGCTTTCAAGTTAGGTAGTCTTAGTGGTGCATTCGGTGCAAGTACAGCTACTGGAGGTGGTGTTAAATATGTTGGGGATAATGGATTCGCTTTTAGTTCTAATTTAGTTTCTAAAGGAGCAAAAAGTTCATCTGGTTTATTAACCAATGAAGATGAGCATAAATGGGATACAATGCTCGCTTATACACAAGATCAGTATCATGTCTCTCTTTCATTGTCTCAGCAACATGAAGATTGGTCTTCATTTAGTTACTACGCAACTGACGCTGCAGTAGCTGTTGAGGAAGACTCTAATGCTACAGCTTATGCTGCAAGAGCATACTGGAGGCCAGAAGAATCAGGAAGTGCGATGCCTGAAATCTCTGTTGGTTACGATATTATCAATCTGGAAGGGCAAACAGGTAACAGTGTTAAAGAAGCAAGTAGTTACTTTGTTGGTTTAGGTTGGCCTGATATGTTCCAAGACTCTGATTACATCGGAATAGGTTTTGGTCAGCCATTAAAGGTTGATGAAACAGCTAATGGTGCAGCTGCTGATGATGCAGGCCTAAGTCCATTCTTATGGGAAGTAAGTTACTCCTTCAAGCCAAATGATTCAATAACAGTGATTCCTGCTGTATTCGGTGGAACTGATATCCAAAGTTCAACTGATCAAGATATCTTTGGAGCAGCAGTAACTACTAAGTTTAAATTCTAA
- a CDS encoding phenylpyruvate tautomerase MIF-related protein: MPFINVSTSAKIEDKKKLLEEISILVASLTKKSKRFVMAKLDDNLDMYFDDERPCCFLEIKSIGSLNPSEMAKQISNFVYEKIGIPIDKIYISFEDVPASLWAWNGKTFG, from the coding sequence ATGCCTTTTATTAATGTTTCTACTTCAGCAAAAATAGAGGATAAGAAAAAATTACTTGAAGAAATTTCAATATTAGTCGCGTCTTTAACAAAGAAATCAAAAAGATTTGTTATGGCTAAGTTAGATGATAATTTAGATATGTATTTTGATGATGAAAGACCTTGTTGCTTTTTAGAAATTAAGTCAATAGGCTCTTTAAATCCTTCAGAGATGGCAAAGCAAATATCTAATTTTGTTTATGAAAAAATTGGAATTCCAATAGATAAAATTTATATTTCTTTCGAGGATGTTCCCGCTTCATTATGGGCTTGGAATGGAAAAACCTTTGGTTAA
- a CDS encoding rhomboid family intramembrane serine protease, with protein sequence MTINNSISKYDWQYILSASLLISVFILTDLIGVIDKEYFYFVPKLISDQPYRIFTSILIHADLNHLLSNIGGIIITRYFLMRLGIESRYFYVKFILICSFLNFFIIWFYEKILSFFNIYPNYASLGFSGIIYALFGFLLLTSFYGKSNFLGKKIGLKSNYEVQKMSKTICLIGLIFSFLPGVSLLGHLSGFIAGCFLFLI encoded by the coding sequence ATGACTATTAATAATTCAATATCTAAATATGATTGGCAATACATCCTAAGCGCATCTCTTTTAATTTCAGTTTTTATACTTACAGATTTAATTGGAGTTATTGATAAAGAATATTTTTACTTTGTACCAAAATTAATTAGTGATCAACCTTATAGGATTTTCACCTCAATCCTAATTCATGCAGATTTAAATCATTTATTATCAAATATTGGTGGAATAATCATTACTAGATATTTTTTGATGAGACTTGGAATAGAAAGCAGATATTTTTATGTGAAATTTATTTTAATTTGTTCTTTTTTGAATTTTTTTATTATCTGGTTTTACGAAAAGATCTTATCGTTTTTTAATATTTATCCGAATTATGCCTCTTTAGGATTTAGTGGAATAATCTATGCTTTATTTGGATTCTTACTGTTAACGTCTTTTTATGGAAAGAGTAACTTTTTAGGCAAAAAAATTGGTTTAAAATCTAATTACGAAGTGCAAAAAATGTCAAAGACAATATGCCTTATAGGTTTGATTTTTTCATTTTTGCCAGGGGTAAGTTTGTTAGGTCATTTAAGTGGATTTATTGCAGGGTGTTTTTTATTCTTGATCTAA